The genomic region CTTTTCCGCCATCCCGGTGCCCGAGCCGCCGCTGGTTCGTCGCGGCGCCGCCGGTCCCTTCCATGACAAGGGGCTCGCCGGGGCCAGCCATCACGCCGTCATCCCCAACGTCAACACGGTCGGGGACCTCCCGCAGGTCTGGCCGCGCCTGTCGGGCGACGAGCGCCGGCTGTTCGACATCATCGCCCGGGCCTATCTGGCGGCGATGATGCCGGATTTCCGCTACCGGCAGACCACTGTCACGCTGGATGTGCGGGGCCACCTGTTCGGCGTCACCGGGCGCCAGCCCATTGAGCTGGGCTGGCGGGCCGCCTTCCCGGACTGGCAGCCGCCCGGGGAAAAGGGCGAGGAGGCGCAACTGCTGCCCGCGCTCCGGGATGGCGAGACGGTCACGCTGCGCGACGCCGCGGTCGAGGACAAGGAAACCCGCCCGCCGCCCCGCTACAACGAGGGCACGCTGATCGAGGCGATGCAGAATGCCTGGCGCTTCGTCGCCGACGAGGCGCTGCAGGCAAGGCTGAAGGAGGCCAAGGGGATCGGTACCCCGGCTACCCGCGCCGAGATCATCCGTGGGCTCAAGGCGCAGGATTTTCTGGTGGCCGACGGCAAGGCGATCGTGCCCACCGAGCGGGGCCTGGCGCTGTTCGCCGTGTTGCAGCGGGCCGATGCCGCCCTGGTCGATCCGGGCGTGACCGCGCAGATGGAATGCCTGCTCGACCAGGTGCTGACCGGCCAGCAGGAGATGATGCAGGCGATCGATGCCGTCTGCACCCAGGCCAGCCGCATCATCGGCCGGTTATGCCAGGGCCTGCCCCAGGGGGTGGCATCGCCCGATGCCGCCCTGCTTGCCACCGTGGCACCCGGCGCCGGCACGGCCGGATCGCCGCGCGCACGCAAGCCGCGCCGGCGGCGGGTGAAGGCGGATCAGGAAGCCACCGCGGCGCCGCCCGCCCGGAAGGCAAAGCGGGCAACGTCGCGTGCAAGGCGTCCCGGTCCCGCCGGCACCGTCCCGGCGCCGGTGGCAAATGCCCCGACACCGGAGACGAGCGATGCCGAGACACCGCTGCGTATCCCCTTCGGCAACAAGGAGATCGCCTTCCGGCTCGGTGCCCGCTACCGCGCCGGCGGCTGGTATGCGCCGCCCGGCGTGGATCTGGCCGGCTTCCGTGAGCGCGGATGGCTGGGCGCCCCGTCGGGTTAGCGGTCGAGCACCGAACGGTCGTTCTTGCGGGCCAGGGTGCGGAAATGCGGCTCGATCTCGGCTTCGGCGAGGCCGAACGCCTGGGCGAAGTCGATGATCAGCCGCTGCTCGCCCGGCTCGGCGTCGCCATCGGACATGGCGCTGTCGATCATGTTCAGCAGGATGCAGAGCTTCTGGTCCGGCCGCAGCTGCGGTGCCACGGTAGCGAGGAACTGCGCCGGCTGGGTCACGCGCACATAGCGCAGGCAGGCATCGAGCTGGTCACGGCTGGCGCCACGCCCGAGCACCGAGGTGAGATGCCCGACTTCCTCGGGGTCGATCTCTCCGTCCGCCCCCATGCAGTAGATGAGGGATATGACGAGGCAGTTGCGCGGCGTGAGATCGAGTTGCGCAGACTGCGACCTGAACATTCCGAACATGCGAGAGCCCTGATTGGTTGGTGGTCCGTCCCCGTGGGGGAGCGGGCGCGCGACACGTGGGAAAGTTTCGTGCCGACTGCAACGGCCAACCGGGTAGCGAACTGTTACTCGCCATCGCGATCCTTTGCGGCGGGGCCGCGCGTGGGGCGCGACCCCGTGCCGCTCAGTGACTGATCATCCAGGGACGCTTGCCGGGAAACCCCTTGGCCGGGCTGACCGCCTCGGCTTTCCGTCCGGTGCCGGCCGAGCAGCAGCCGCAGCCGCGTGGGTGCCGCCCGGCGCTGCTCGCCAGCTTCGGGGCATGGGCGCTCTGTTCATTGGTGGCGAAGGCTTTCCGCTGGGACGCCTCCATCCGTCCCAGGGCCGGTCCGCGCAGCAGGGCGCGGGGAGCGTCGGCGCCGCACCCCGGACAGGGATGCGGCGCGTTGAACATGGCCATCGGCCGGTTCTCGGTGAACGGGCCGCAGCGCTCGCACAGGTAATCGTAGTCGGGCATGGCGTCGCCCGGCTCAGGCGTCGGGGGCGATGGGGATGTCGGTGCCGGGCTGCACGCCGGCGATCGGCCCGGCGGCACCCGGCCTGATGTCGAAGTCGAAGATCTCGGTGGGCAGCCACAGCGTGGCGCAGGCATTGGGGATGTCGACCACGCCGCTGACATGGCCCTGCACGGGGGCCACGCCGAGGATGGCATAGGCCTGGGCGCGGGTGTAGCCGAACTTGCTGATGTACTCGATGGCGTTCAGGCAGGCCTGGCGGTAGGCAACAGTCACGTCCAGGTAGTGTTGGGCGCCGCTCTCGTCGACCGAGATGCCTTCGAAGATCAGGTAATCGCGGTATTCCGGCTTGATCGGGCTGGGCCGGAAGATCGGGTTCCGGATGCCGTACTTCGCCATGCCGTCCTTGATCAGCTCCACCTTCAGGTGAATCCAGCCGGGCATCTCGATGGCGCCGCAGAAGGTGATCTCGCCGTCGCCCTGGCTGAAATGCAGGTCGCCCACGGAAAGCCCGGCGCCGGGGACATAGACGGGGAAATACACGCGGGCGCCGCGCGAGAGATCCTTGATGTCGCAGTTGCCGCCATGCTCGCGCGGCGGCACGGTCCGGGCCCCGGTGGCGGCCGCGGCGTCGCGTGCCTCGCCCCGCAGCCGGCCGAGATGCGCGGTGGGCGCAAAGGGCGGATTGGCCAAAGGCGGCACGCGGGTCGGGTTGGTGCCGATCAGCGCCGTCTCCCGCGCGTTCCAGGTTTCCAGCAGGGAATGCGACGGCAGGCAGCCGATCAGTCCGGGATGGATCAGCCCGGCGAAGCGCACCCCCGGCACGTGGCGCGACGTGGTGAACAGGCCGTGGAAATCCCAGATGGATTTCTGCGCCTGCGGGAACTGATCGGTCAGGAAGCCGCCGCCATTCTGCTTCGAAAAGAACCCGTTGAATCCCCACGCATTGGACGGGAAGGCGCCGATGTCGAGGAAGTCCACCACCAGCAGGTCGCCCGGTTCCGCGCCCTCGACGCCGACCGGGCCGCTGAGGAAATGCACGATGCTCAGGTCGATGTCGCGAACGTCGGCGGCGGAGTCGTTGTTCTTGATGAAACCGCCGGTCCAGTCATAGCACTCGATGATGAAATCCTGGCCGGGTCTGACCGTCGCCACCATCGGGATGTCCGGATGCCAGCGATTGTGGATCGTATCATTTTCATAGGGAGACTGCGACAGATCGACCTTGATCAAGGTGTCCGGCATATTGCTTCCCCTCTCTGACAGACCGGACGCAGACTGCCAAGTCACCGCGATTTTGTCCTGGTTGATCTTGGTTCGACACTTCTCGTGCTGGCGGTGCCGGCCAGCAGCCATGACGTGCCCGCGAGGACGACGCCATGGCCCTGCGCCAGGACGAAGGATCAGCTCTTGACCAGGCTGCAGCCGCCCTCGCTCATCGGCCGGAAGGCAGCGTCCGCCGGTGTCGTCGCTACGACCTTCAGCACGTCGATAGGGCTTTTGCTCTCTGCCGGCTTCTTGACCTGCAGCAGGTAGGACGGATGAATCTTGCGCCCGTCCTCACGGATCTGGCCGGCACCGAAGCAATCGTCATCGGTGGGCATCGCCTTCATGTGCGCGACCGCGCCCCGTCCGTCCGCCTTCGCCGCGGCCACGCCCAGCGCGGCCACGGTCTTCAGGTAATGCAGCGTCGCCGCGTAGCATCCGGCCTGGATCATGTTCGGCGGCTGCGTCGGCGTCTTCGGCCGCACCCGTTCCCAGAAGGCGCGGGTGCGGTCGTTCAGGTCCCAGTAGAAGCTTTCCGTCATGACCAGGCCTTGCGATTCGGCCAGCCCGACTGCACGCACGTTGCTGTCGTACATCAGCATCGCGGCGATCCGCATCGAGCCGGTCAGCCCGAACTCATGCGCCTGCTTGATGCAGTTCACCGTATCGGTGCCCGAGTTGCACAGGCCGAGTACCTTGGCGCCCGAGGCCTGCGCCTGCAGCAGCAGGGCACTGAAATCCGTCGTCTCCGGGAAGGGGTAGGTCTGCGCGCCGAGGACCTTGCCGCCGGCTTCCTGCACGAAGCGGGCGGTGTCACGCTGTAACTGCTGGCCGAACACATAGTTGGCCGTGATGAAGAACCACGTATCGCCGCCCGATCGCACCATCGCGCCGCCGGTCGACTTCGACAGCATATAGGTGTCGTAGGTCCACTGGATCGTGTTCGGGCTGCACTGCCCGCCGGTGAGATCGGTCGTAGCGGCGCCGGAGTTCAGGAACACCTTGTTTTTGTCTCGGCAGATGGTGTTCACCGCCAGCGCCACCGAGCTGGTCGGCACGTCGATGATCGCGTCCACGTCCGCCTCGTCGAACCAGCGGCGGGCGATGCCGGCGCCGGTGTCGGGACGGTTCAGGTGATCGGCCGACAGCACTTCGACCTTGATGTCGGGACGCTGCCGGGCGAATTCCTCGACGGCCTGTCGTACGCAGGTGACCGACAGCGGGCCGGTGTCGTCACGGTAATTGCCCGACTGGTCGTTCAGGACGCCAAGGCGGATCACGGGCGTTTGGGCGGCGGCACGACGGATCTGGCCGGGCAACAGGAAGGACGCGGCAGCGGCGCCCAATGCGGAGCGGCGTGTGACGGTCATGGACGTTCCTCTCTTGGTACCGGTTCTGCGCCGGTGCGGAAAGTGTGCGGGGGAAGATCCCCGGGTTCAAGGGGGGCGTTCAGGCCAACCGGGTTTCTCGCGCCGGTATCGCGGCTGTGACCGCATGTCGCGATGCATCCTCACGGAAGCAGGAATGCAGGCGTATCCCAAGCGTACATTCTCTTCCGTCATGAAACTGCTATGCTGGCTCGATGATGCAGCAGGATCCGACAGGCCCTTGGCGGGCGATGACGGCGGCGGACCTCGATGAGGTGGAGCGGGTCGGCGACCGCGTGCATCCGGATTATCCCGAAACGGCCGCGGTGTTCGGCGAGCGCCTGCAGCGCTATCCCGCCGGGTGCCTGGTGTTCCAGGGACCGGGCAGCATCCTGGGCTATACGATCAGCCACCCGTGGCGGCTCGGGCAACCGCCGAAGCTGAACGTCGTGCTGGGATCCCTGCCGGAGCGGCCGGACACGTTCTACATCCACGATGTCGCGTTGTTGCCCGAGGCCAGGGGATCGGGGGCCGGCGGCGCGGCGGTGGCATTGCTGACCCGGCAGGCCGTGGCGAGCGGCCTTGGCAACATGTCGCTGGTTGCCGTCAGCGGCGCATCCGGGTTCTGGCGCAGGCACGGTTTCGACGTGCTTGAGACGCCCGAGATCAGGGCGAAGCTGGCCGAGTACGGCGAGTCGTCCCGGTTCATGGTACGCTGGTTGCGATAGAAGACCGACTCCGTCCTGGTCTTGTGTTGCAACCTAGCAATGAAACGGATTAGATCGCGGGCGCCCCCGGACCGGTCGAACCGGATCAATCACCGTGGCGGAGGTCCCGGCCTGGCGTGACAGCCATGCCCGCAGTTCCGCCGGCAGGAGGCGTTCATGCCAGTGTCGATCGTTGCGCGCCGTCGTGTCCTTCGCCAGGTTCCGCTGTTGGGAGGCCTGGCATTGCTGGTGAGTGCCTGCGCGACGCATGTGCGCAGCACCGGCACCTACGGGGCGGTGGCGACCGGGGCGCCATTGCAGCGGCCCGAGATCGTGCTGGTGGAGGAATTCGCCGTCGACCCGTCGGAAGTGCACCTGGACACCAGCCTGCGCGCCCGGCTGACCCGCGGCCTGGAAGGGACGCAACCCGACACGCGCCGCGCCCAGGAAGCGGCCCGGGTGCGGGGCGTCGCCGCGGCGACGCTGGTCGGCCGGATCCAGGCCATGGGCCTGCCGGCGGCCGTGGTCGCGATCGGCACGACGCCGCATGAGCGCGCGGTGCTGGTGCGCGGCCAGGTGGTGGATATCGATGAAGGCAACCGGACCCGCCGCACCCTGATCGGCTTCGGCGCCGGCAAGAGCGTGGTCGGGGCCGACGTGCAGGTCTACTACGCGGCGCCCGGGCAGCGTCCGGCGCTGTTGCAGACTTTCGAGGCCGATGTCGACAGCGGCCGCATGCCGGGCATGGCGACCACCATGGGCGTGGGGGCCGCGGCCGGTCATCTGGCGACCTCCGCCGCCGTTTCCGGCGGGTTGCACGTGGCATCGGAGAACCGCAAGGCGGATCCGGAGGACCAGGCGAAGAAACTGGGGAACTGCGTGGCCGATGCGCTCGGGGCGGTGTTCCGGCGCGAGGGCTGGATCGCCACGACCGGCGGCTGAGGCCGCGACGAACAGGGCAGTCGCACCCCACGGAGAGCGTGCGATGATGGCGACGGCCCACCTGCTGATCCTGGCGATCGGGGCAACCGGCCTGCTGAGCATTCTCGCGGGCCTGCTGTCACGGCGCATCGGGGCGCCGTTGCTGCTGGTGTTTCTCGGCATCGGCATGATCGTCGGCGAGGCGGCACCCGGGCTGGTGTACGCCGATTTCCGCTCGGCCTACGTGATCGGCAGCGTGGCCCTGGCGGTGATCCTGTTCGATGGCGGGCTGTCGATCTCGCCGCGGCTGTTGCGGCTGGCATGGGGGCCGGCGCTGCTGCTGGCGACTGTGGGGGTGGCGCTGACGGCCGGCGTGGTCGGGGTTGCGGTCAAGCTGCTGATGGGCGCGCCGTCCTGGCCGGTGGCATTGCTGGTGGGGGCGACGATGGCGCCGACCGACGCGGCCGCGGTCGGCGCGCTGCTGCGCCGCGCCGGGGCGGTGCTACCCGAGCGGGTCCATGCCACGCTGGAACTGGAATCAGGGTTGAACGACCCGGCCTCGGTGTTCCTCACCCTGCTGCTGATGATGCTGATCCATCGTCCGGAATCGGTCGGCGCCGCCGATGGGATGCTGATGTTCCTGCAGCAGATGGGCGGGGGCGCGGCGCTGGGGGCGGGCGGCGGCCTGCTGCTGGTGGCCTTGCTGCGGCATGTACCGGCCGAGGCCTCGCTGGTCATGGTGCTGGCGCTGGCCGGGGTGCTGACATTGTTCGGCCTGGCGCAGGTGCTGGACACCAGCGGCTTCCTGGCGGTCACCGTGGCCGCGCTGATCGTCGGGCCGGCACATTTCCCGGCACGACCCGCCTTCGCGGCGTTCTTCGGCGGGCTGGCCTGGCTGGCGCAGGTAGTGCTGTTCGTCATGCTCGGACTGCTGGTCACGCCGGCACAATTGCTGCCGCTGATCGGCCCGATGGCGATGATGACGGCGGTGCTGATCCTGCTGGCGCGACCGGTGGCAGTGCTCGCCTGCCTCGCACCCTTCGGCTTCGCCGCGCGGGAGGTGGCCTTCATCTCCTGGGTGGGGCTGCGCGGCGCGGCGCCGATCTACCTCAGCATCGTGCCGGCGATCGCCGATCCCCGCGGGCTGCGGCTGTTCGACAGCGTGTTCGTCGTCGTGGTCGCATCGCTGCTGGTGCAGGGCTGGACCATCGGTCCGGTCGCCCGCCTGCTTGGCTTCGGCCAGAGGGGCGGTCGTGGCGCGTGCGATTGATTGTACTACGAAACATTTCACTGTTCAGGAAGTCAGCATAATCCTACACTCATAAGGAATGTTCCCTGATCAGATGAAGAAGGGGGCCACGCCTTGCGAGCACTTGCTGCCCTGGTTGCCATTCCCCTCATGCTGGCCGGCTGCGCGGAGCAGAAGGCGCCGCCGGCCCTGAGCGACGGTCTGGCCATGCAGCCCGCCAAGACCGACAGCGCGGCGGGCGACAACGCCAGCAACACCATCATCTATCGTGCGCCG from Rhodovastum atsumiense harbors:
- a CDS encoding FmdB family zinc ribbon protein yields the protein MPDYDYLCERCGPFTENRPMAMFNAPHPCPGCGADAPRALLRGPALGRMEASQRKAFATNEQSAHAPKLASSAGRHPRGCGCCSAGTGRKAEAVSPAKGFPGKRPWMISH
- a CDS encoding tellurite resistance TerB family protein → MFRSQSAQLDLTPRNCLVISLIYCMGADGEIDPEEVGHLTSVLGRGASRDQLDACLRYVRVTQPAQFLATVAPQLRPDQKLCILLNMIDSAMSDGDAEPGEQRLIIDFAQAFGLAEAEIEPHFRTLARKNDRSVLDR
- a CDS encoding GNAT family N-acetyltransferase; its protein translation is MMQQDPTGPWRAMTAADLDEVERVGDRVHPDYPETAAVFGERLQRYPAGCLVFQGPGSILGYTISHPWRLGQPPKLNVVLGSLPERPDTFYIHDVALLPEARGSGAGGAAVALLTRQAVASGLGNMSLVAVSGASGFWRRHGFDVLETPEIRAKLAEYGESSRFMVRWLR
- a CDS encoding DUF4410 domain-containing protein — encoded protein: MPVSIVARRRVLRQVPLLGGLALLVSACATHVRSTGTYGAVATGAPLQRPEIVLVEEFAVDPSEVHLDTSLRARLTRGLEGTQPDTRRAQEAARVRGVAAATLVGRIQAMGLPAAVVAIGTTPHERAVLVRGQVVDIDEGNRTRRTLIGFGAGKSVVGADVQVYYAAPGQRPALLQTFEADVDSGRMPGMATTMGVGAAAGHLATSAAVSGGLHVASENRKADPEDQAKKLGNCVADALGAVFRREGWIATTGG
- a CDS encoding type IA DNA topoisomerase — its product is MTATARRWHAGSGFCGTAGARVADQIVITEKTSQARDVRAAVGNRYGPILPAEGHLFDLVEPEDVVPEWKRWAPVLLRPEGLYATRPAAGGNKPSKLKAIREALRTAKRVWLATDCDREGQLIGQEILEHYRYRGVVMRVMFTAQDPQSIRDAFARAKPNAEYARLYAAAVARRQADQIYNLSLTRTATVTFARGARSVIGVGRVKTPTLAIVCRRELEIRAFVPQAYYEVVATAQAEAGPVRLRHAPKERILKRAEAEAIAALAEGFTGPLVLRVEDKRQAPPRLFDLPSLQKLCGARFAWSAAHTLEVAQELYDGQGKKIITYPRAETRYLPESLIPDVPRIVAGLRVGRAFSAIPVPEPPLVRRGAAGPFHDKGLAGASHHAVIPNVNTVGDLPQVWPRLSGDERRLFDIIARAYLAAMMPDFRYRQTTVTLDVRGHLFGVTGRQPIELGWRAAFPDWQPPGEKGEEAQLLPALRDGETVTLRDAAVEDKETRPPPRYNEGTLIEAMQNAWRFVADEALQARLKEAKGIGTPATRAEIIRGLKAQDFLVADGKAIVPTERGLALFAVLQRADAALVDPGVTAQMECLLDQVLTGQQEMMQAIDAVCTQASRIIGRLCQGLPQGVASPDAALLATVAPGAGTAGSPRARKPRRRRVKADQEATAAPPARKAKRATSRARRPGPAGTVPAPVANAPTPETSDAETPLRIPFGNKEIAFRLGARYRAGGWYAPPGVDLAGFRERGWLGAPSG
- a CDS encoding ABC transporter substrate-binding protein produces the protein MTVTRRSALGAAAASFLLPGQIRRAAAQTPVIRLGVLNDQSGNYRDDTGPLSVTCVRQAVEEFARQRPDIKVEVLSADHLNRPDTGAGIARRWFDEADVDAIIDVPTSSVALAVNTICRDKNKVFLNSGAATTDLTGGQCSPNTIQWTYDTYMLSKSTGGAMVRSGGDTWFFITANYVFGQQLQRDTARFVQEAGGKVLGAQTYPFPETTDFSALLLQAQASGAKVLGLCNSGTDTVNCIKQAHEFGLTGSMRIAAMLMYDSNVRAVGLAESQGLVMTESFYWDLNDRTRAFWERVRPKTPTQPPNMIQAGCYAATLHYLKTVAALGVAAAKADGRGAVAHMKAMPTDDDCFGAGQIREDGRKIHPSYLLQVKKPAESKSPIDVLKVVATTPADAAFRPMSEGGCSLVKS
- a CDS encoding potassium/proton antiporter encodes the protein MMATAHLLILAIGATGLLSILAGLLSRRIGAPLLLVFLGIGMIVGEAAPGLVYADFRSAYVIGSVALAVILFDGGLSISPRLLRLAWGPALLLATVGVALTAGVVGVAVKLLMGAPSWPVALLVGATMAPTDAAAVGALLRRAGAVLPERVHATLELESGLNDPASVFLTLLLMMLIHRPESVGAADGMLMFLQQMGGGAALGAGGGLLLVALLRHVPAEASLVMVLALAGVLTLFGLAQVLDTSGFLAVTVAALIVGPAHFPARPAFAAFFGGLAWLAQVVLFVMLGLLVTPAQLLPLIGPMAMMTAVLILLARPVAVLACLAPFGFAAREVAFISWVGLRGAAPIYLSIVPAIADPRGLRLFDSVFVVVVASLLVQGWTIGPVARLLGFGQRGGRGACD
- the fmdA gene encoding formamidase, with the translated sequence MPDTLIKVDLSQSPYENDTIHNRWHPDIPMVATVRPGQDFIIECYDWTGGFIKNNDSAADVRDIDLSIVHFLSGPVGVEGAEPGDLLVVDFLDIGAFPSNAWGFNGFFSKQNGGGFLTDQFPQAQKSIWDFHGLFTTSRHVPGVRFAGLIHPGLIGCLPSHSLLETWNARETALIGTNPTRVPPLANPPFAPTAHLGRLRGEARDAAAATGARTVPPREHGGNCDIKDLSRGARVYFPVYVPGAGLSVGDLHFSQGDGEITFCGAIEMPGWIHLKVELIKDGMAKYGIRNPIFRPSPIKPEYRDYLIFEGISVDESGAQHYLDVTVAYRQACLNAIEYISKFGYTRAQAYAILGVAPVQGHVSGVVDIPNACATLWLPTEIFDFDIRPGAAGPIAGVQPGTDIPIAPDA